The Microcoleus sp. FACHB-831 genome segment TTTCGACTCACCAAAGTGATGAACAAGCTTGTTCCGATGGGCAACGATATCTCTTAATTCCTCAACAAAATAATCAGTATTATATTCTGTAGACTCAATAAAATTATTTATTAGCTGTCCTAGAGTCTTCGACTTTACTGCTTCTGTGTACCTCCGAAAGCTATTGCTACCTTTTTCAGTAGCATCCGGGTGTATAAATGGGAGAAGCACTTTCAAACCTTTCTCGATTTGCTGAAATATCAATATATTTCGTCCTATTTTTCTGAGGACTTCATTCACTAACTCGCGATATTCACTTTCCATAATCTAGGAGAAATTAAAAAGCACTAACTCTTTAGTAGGCTGGAATTCTCCGTATATTACCCTCAGTAGCATAGATAGACTGAAAACTTCAGTCTATCTTCAGGTAAATTACAGGCTTTGCAAAGTCACGAGGACGCTGCTGTAGATTCTCAAGAGCGATCGCCCTAAGCAAAAGCGTTCTAAGGGGGATCGCACACAAAGCCTCCTTCACCTTTCTAGCTGTGTTGTATAAATTTGGGTGAGTTGAACAGCAGGTGCGATCGCGTCTCTAATAAAGCTTATTTCTCGGCAACTTCGCTAAGTGCTTCATGAATCACTTCATCACTAACACCATGACGTTTTAGGCTTGCAATCAAAGCTGAAACTGTATCACCCTCTAATCGCTCAAGATCTGCTCGAAGCCCTTGACCAATATAAGCTCGAATTAAGGGTTGATAGCCAGAAAATCCCACTAATGGGGCTACTCGCTTGAGAGACGCGATCGCGTCTTCAGGAATGCGAATCGTGATGGTGGTCATAGGACGGTTTTTATCCAATCGTTTTTTCAAGGCTTCAATTTTCATAGTATTCTCGCTCCTTGCGCGTTGCTTTACGAGCCGAAATAATCCGAATCATGTCCTCATCCTGTTCAATGTGAACCACATACAGGAAATTCCAGCGCCGATCCAAACCAATCACAGCATCTCGTGCTTCATCATTGCGACTGGCATCAACGACCACTAAAAACGGATCGAAGAAAACTTCTGCTGCTTGCTCGAACGTAACACCATCATGTTTAGCAGGATTTTTCTGAGCCTTCTCATCATCCCAAACAAAGGTGATACCGTTCAGAACAAAAAATACGTCCATGCCTCTAACTGTAAGCAAAACGTATTTACATTGTCAATACGCTATTGATAAATCTAGATGCAAGGCAAAACTTAACCCCTAACTCAGCCGCAGGCATCCACTTAAGTGCGATCGCAAAAAAAAGCGGGCAATTGCCCGCTTTTTTGGAAATATTACCGCCTAAAACAAAAGAAGCTTAAACTTCAGCTATAACTTCTGCGGGGGGATAAACAATGCGCTTCGCAAGTCCAAAGGTTTCCAATACTTTGATCGCCCACCAAGTCATATCTAGTTCCCACCATTTCCAACCCGCTTTTGCCACATTAGGATAAGCATGGTGGTTATTGTGCCAGCCTTCGCCGTAGGTCAGAAGTGCTGCCCACCAAAGGTTGCGCGAACCATCTTCAACTTCAAAACGGCGATCGCCCATCATGTGGCTAGCAGAGTTAATCAACCAAGTGCTATGCCATAAAAAGACTGCTCGCATGAACACGCCATAAATTACAAAAGACCATCCGCCCACCGCATAAAGCAGCACAGCAAGTGGAATTTGCAGCATCAAGAAATAGCGATCCAACCACATGTAATAAGGATCTCGCGCCATATCTGGAGCATACTTCTGATACGTGTCGCGGTCAAAGAATTTATCGCGAGGATACAAAATCCAAAGCATGTGGCTCCACCAAAAGCCTCGACTCGCCGCATACGGATCTTTGTCTTCATCCTCAGTATGCAAGTGGTGCTGGCGGTGTCCAGAAACCCAAAATATCGGGCCTCCCTGAAGGGCAAGCGCTCCGATCGTAGCTAGGATATACTCTAACCACTTTGGTACCTGTAAACTCCGGTGGGTCAGCAGGCGATGGTATCCCAAGCAAATGCCGATACTACCAAACAACCAATGTAGGGAAATCATTACTCCCAGTGCAGACCAGGAAAAGAACCAGGGAGCCAGTAGGACTAGCGCATGGAAGGTTCCGAAAAAGGCAACATTCGTCCAACTCAGTTTCAGCGACTCTGAGGACGTTTGTCCATTACTCGTCAAATTTGTCGTCATAAACCTTTTTTTCGAGAGCCTTGCATCCTTGTCTTACTGACTGATTCTGGGCTAGTTTGTGCTTTCCCGCTTCTAAGTCGTTAGGTCGCGCTCGATCTATTAACGAACGGTCGCTACAGTAGAGGAACGATGCAAGTCTTACTTACATTTCCAAGGTAACAATTTTTCTAGAAAAATGCAAGTGTTACTTGCAAAGTGATTTTATGTCCGAACGTAAATCGACTCGACAACGCTTGGTGCAAGCAGCACTCCAACTGTTTGCTGCTCAGGGCGTGACGGAGACAACCACTCGGCAGATTGCCGAATTGGCAGATGTGAACGAAGTAACGCTATTCCGCCAATTTGGAAGTAAGCATGGCTTGCTTTTGGCCGTGATTGAGGAAGCAGAGGTGTTTACGCAACTGGGAGAAGACCTGGGACAGCAAGCAAATCAAATTCAGGGCTTCGCTCCAGCACTACAAGCTTATGCCGAGGGTTATCTCAAAGCGGTGGAGCAGATTCCAGAATTTGTGCGATCGCTCGTAGGAGAAGCTGGGCAATATCCCATCGAAAATCAGCAAGCGATCGGGCGAGGACTTGCCCAAATTCATCGCTACACGATTCAATATCTCGCCGCAGTCATATCTCAGGAGCAGCAACAATCAAAACTCCCGGCGGTGAAGCTAGCCAGCTTGCTCAATACGTTGCTACTAGGCTATGCCGTAATTGAATTTACGACCAAATTTCACGAACTCTGGCCAGATCGAGAGGCATTTATTGCCGATCTAGTAGAG includes the following:
- a CDS encoding BrnT family toxin; amino-acid sequence: MDVFFVLNGITFVWDDEKAQKNPAKHDGVTFEQAAEVFFDPFLVVVDASRNDEARDAVIGLDRRWNFLYVVHIEQDEDMIRIISARKATRKEREYYEN
- a CDS encoding fatty acid desaturase is translated as MTTNLTSNGQTSSESLKLSWTNVAFFGTFHALVLLAPWFFSWSALGVMISLHWLFGSIGICLGYHRLLTHRSLQVPKWLEYILATIGALALQGGPIFWVSGHRQHHLHTEDEDKDPYAASRGFWWSHMLWILYPRDKFFDRDTYQKYAPDMARDPYYMWLDRYFLMLQIPLAVLLYAVGGWSFVIYGVFMRAVFLWHSTWLINSASHMMGDRRFEVEDGSRNLWWAALLTYGEGWHNNHHAYPNVAKAGWKWWELDMTWWAIKVLETFGLAKRIVYPPAEVIAEV